Proteins from a genomic interval of Neodiprion lecontei isolate iyNeoLeco1 chromosome 2, iyNeoLeco1.1, whole genome shotgun sequence:
- the LOC107219057 gene encoding juvenile hormone esterase-like isoform X2: protein MDQMFKNRNSFKGPALHDFIGFTTGLLRILIQRFANPVPAGGWKGIRNATADGNMCPQLSNIDYVSFVGDEDCLNLNVYTPQISNRKNSSLFPVMAYVFGGRFMTGSIKSSVYSPAYLLNQDVVLVTFNYRLGVLGFLSTGDEVASGNWGLKDQVLALEWVQRNIRHFHGDPDRVTLFGHSSGSACVHLLTLSKLTIVFYEKEEWFDDFLENFDYLLPILMYWSYLPDSGAAWVKAAKSYYFNNIETMNRSELLTNLTLLVGDTAFKYPVYSALLYQFAAAVNPQYFYAFKYRGTWSSTYTCGKSLKDYGISHADDLVYIFPYADYNLTVALNKTPNEKDLQMREIMVQLWTSFATHGKPSTQFFRGNTTWEPYSEKDNLLQIGNKSEIVLEVQYFSLRERMKFWADLERSTLEAESNITIH from the exons ATGGATCAGATGTTTAAAAACAGAAACTCATTCAAAGGACCAGCGTTGCACGATTTTATTGGGTTCACGACAGGTCTGCTACGAATCTTGATACAAAG ATTCGCCAATCCCGTGCCGGCGGGTGGTTGGAAGGGAATCCGAAACGCTACTGCCGACGGAAACATGTGCCCCCAACTAAGTAACATAGACTATGTCAGTTTTGTTGGGGACGAAGACTGTCTAAACCTGAACGTGTATACGCCGCAg ataagCAACCGTAAGAACTCCTCGCTATTTCCGGTAATGGCATATGTATTCGGTGGGAGGTTCATGACAGGGTCTATCAAATCATCCGTCTACAGTCCGGCGTACCTTTTGAACCAAGATGTAGTTCTCGTCACCTTCAACTATCGTCTCGGTGTTCTGGGGTTCTTGAGCACTGGCGACGAAGTGGCTTCCGGAAACTGGGGCCTAAAAGATCAGGTCCTTGCGCTCGAATGGGTGCAGCGTAACATTAGACACTTTCACGGTGACCCTGATCGAGTGACACTATTCGGCCACAGCTCAGGGAGCGCTTGCGTTCACCTTCTGACGCTTTCGAAATTGACAATTG TGTTCTATGAAAAGGAGGAATGGTTTGACGACTTTCTGGAAAACTTTGATTATTTGCTGCCGATTTTAATGTACTGGTCGTATCTACCGGACTCTGGAGCCGCTTGGGTCAAGGCGGCCAAGTCGTACTATTTCAATAACATTGAAACAATGAATAGAAGTGAG TTGCTGACTAACTTGACGTTACTCGTCGGTGATACTGCGTTCAAATATCCGGTGTATTCCGCCCTCTTATACCAGTTTGCAGCGGCAGTGAATCCTCAATATTTCTACGCCTTCAAATATCGGGGCACGTGGAGTAGCACTTACACTTGCGGTAAATCTTTGAAGGACTACGGCATATCACACGCGGATGATCTTGTTTACATTTTTCCATACGCAGACTACAATCTCACTGTAGCTCTCAACAAAACCCCAAATGAAAAAGATCTACAAATGAGGGAAATTATGGTGCAATTGTGGACATCTTTTGCGACTCACgg TAAACCTTCAACACAGTTTTTTCGCGGAAACACAACATGGGAGCCGTACTCGGAAAAGGATAATCTCCTTCAGATAGGAAACAAATCCGAAATCGTACTAGAAGTCCAATATTTCTCCCTAAGAGAGCGGATGAAATTTTGGGCTGACTTGGAAAGAAGTACGCTAGAGGCAGAATCCAATATCACAATTCACTAG
- the LOC107219057 gene encoding juvenile hormone esterase-like isoform X1 — protein sequence MASYSGAECLLLPLLLSISFSSSFGYLDGTTEPEVTFSQGNLRGKIMTTTHGRKVSAFLGIPYAQPPVGNKRFANPVPAGGWKGIRNATADGNMCPQLSNIDYVSFVGDEDCLNLNVYTPQISNRKNSSLFPVMAYVFGGRFMTGSIKSSVYSPAYLLNQDVVLVTFNYRLGVLGFLSTGDEVASGNWGLKDQVLALEWVQRNIRHFHGDPDRVTLFGHSSGSACVHLLTLSKLTIVFYEKEEWFDDFLENFDYLLPILMYWSYLPDSGAAWVKAAKSYYFNNIETMNRSELLTNLTLLVGDTAFKYPVYSALLYQFAAAVNPQYFYAFKYRGTWSSTYTCGKSLKDYGISHADDLVYIFPYADYNLTVALNKTPNEKDLQMREIMVQLWTSFATHGKPSTQFFRGNTTWEPYSEKDNLLQIGNKSEIVLEVQYFSLRERMKFWADLERSTLEAESNITIH from the exons ATGGCTTCATATTCAGGGGCGGAGTGTCTTCTTCTCCCACTACTGCTAAGCATTTCTTTCTCGTCAAGTTTCGGTTACCTTGATGGAACCACCGAACCGGAAGTGACTTTTTCCCAGGGAAATCTGCGGGGAAAAATTATGACCACCACCCATGGCCGAAAGGTGTCGGCCTTTCTGGGAATTCCTTATGCTCAACCACCGGTAGGAAATAAGAG ATTCGCCAATCCCGTGCCGGCGGGTGGTTGGAAGGGAATCCGAAACGCTACTGCCGACGGAAACATGTGCCCCCAACTAAGTAACATAGACTATGTCAGTTTTGTTGGGGACGAAGACTGTCTAAACCTGAACGTGTATACGCCGCAg ataagCAACCGTAAGAACTCCTCGCTATTTCCGGTAATGGCATATGTATTCGGTGGGAGGTTCATGACAGGGTCTATCAAATCATCCGTCTACAGTCCGGCGTACCTTTTGAACCAAGATGTAGTTCTCGTCACCTTCAACTATCGTCTCGGTGTTCTGGGGTTCTTGAGCACTGGCGACGAAGTGGCTTCCGGAAACTGGGGCCTAAAAGATCAGGTCCTTGCGCTCGAATGGGTGCAGCGTAACATTAGACACTTTCACGGTGACCCTGATCGAGTGACACTATTCGGCCACAGCTCAGGGAGCGCTTGCGTTCACCTTCTGACGCTTTCGAAATTGACAATTG TGTTCTATGAAAAGGAGGAATGGTTTGACGACTTTCTGGAAAACTTTGATTATTTGCTGCCGATTTTAATGTACTGGTCGTATCTACCGGACTCTGGAGCCGCTTGGGTCAAGGCGGCCAAGTCGTACTATTTCAATAACATTGAAACAATGAATAGAAGTGAG TTGCTGACTAACTTGACGTTACTCGTCGGTGATACTGCGTTCAAATATCCGGTGTATTCCGCCCTCTTATACCAGTTTGCAGCGGCAGTGAATCCTCAATATTTCTACGCCTTCAAATATCGGGGCACGTGGAGTAGCACTTACACTTGCGGTAAATCTTTGAAGGACTACGGCATATCACACGCGGATGATCTTGTTTACATTTTTCCATACGCAGACTACAATCTCACTGTAGCTCTCAACAAAACCCCAAATGAAAAAGATCTACAAATGAGGGAAATTATGGTGCAATTGTGGACATCTTTTGCGACTCACgg TAAACCTTCAACACAGTTTTTTCGCGGAAACACAACATGGGAGCCGTACTCGGAAAAGGATAATCTCCTTCAGATAGGAAACAAATCCGAAATCGTACTAGAAGTCCAATATTTCTCCCTAAGAGAGCGGATGAAATTTTGGGCTGACTTGGAAAGAAGTACGCTAGAGGCAGAATCCAATATCACAATTCACTAG